In one Angustibacter luteus genomic region, the following are encoded:
- a CDS encoding acyl-CoA dehydrogenase family protein: MRRTLFSEEHEALRATAKEFLARHVIPHQDEFIENRGLPREFWLEAGKQGLLGLHIPDEWGGGGSEDYLFGVAVAEEFAKVSASISSCFGIHGSVCAPYLTELTTDEQKARWLPRFCTGELVCAIAMTEPSGGSDLAALKTNAVRDGDDWILNGSKTFITNGYSADLVIVAARTDPSKGARGITLFGVETGMEGFTRGRKLDKVGQTESDTAELFFQDVRVPDALRIGEEGQGFISMMERLVQERVGAALANIAHASQILDETIEYVKQRKAFGQSVGSFQHNKFKVAELKTKVDVTQAFVDKCIVLFAQGDLSSAEAAEAKWWSAQVQNDVLDECVQLYGGYGYMNEYRVARAWRDARVTKIWAGSNEIMKELIGRDLGL; the protein is encoded by the coding sequence GTGCGCCGCACCCTGTTCAGCGAAGAGCACGAGGCGCTGCGCGCCACGGCCAAGGAGTTCCTGGCCCGTCATGTGATCCCGCACCAGGACGAGTTCATCGAGAACCGCGGCCTGCCGCGCGAGTTCTGGCTCGAGGCCGGCAAGCAGGGACTGCTCGGCCTGCACATCCCCGACGAGTGGGGCGGCGGCGGCAGCGAGGACTACCTGTTCGGCGTCGCGGTGGCCGAGGAGTTCGCCAAGGTGTCGGCGTCCATCTCGTCGTGTTTCGGCATCCACGGCAGCGTGTGCGCGCCGTACCTGACCGAGCTGACGACCGACGAGCAGAAGGCGCGGTGGCTGCCCCGGTTCTGCACGGGCGAGCTGGTCTGCGCGATCGCGATGACCGAGCCCAGCGGCGGCTCCGACCTCGCGGCGCTCAAGACCAACGCCGTGCGCGACGGTGACGACTGGATCCTCAACGGCTCCAAGACGTTCATCACCAACGGCTACAGCGCCGACCTGGTGATCGTCGCCGCCCGCACCGACCCGTCGAAGGGCGCCCGCGGCATCACGTTGTTCGGCGTCGAGACCGGCATGGAGGGCTTCACCCGCGGCCGCAAGCTCGACAAGGTCGGCCAGACCGAGTCCGACACCGCCGAGCTGTTCTTCCAGGACGTGCGGGTGCCGGACGCGCTGCGCATCGGCGAGGAGGGTCAGGGCTTCATCTCGATGATGGAGCGGCTGGTGCAGGAGCGCGTCGGCGCGGCCCTGGCGAACATCGCGCACGCCTCGCAGATCCTGGACGAGACGATCGAGTACGTGAAGCAGCGCAAGGCCTTCGGCCAGTCCGTGGGATCGTTCCAGCACAACAAGTTCAAGGTGGCCGAGCTGAAGACGAAGGTCGACGTCACCCAGGCGTTCGTCGACAAGTGCATCGTGCTGTTCGCCCAGGGCGACCTGTCGTCGGCCGAGGCGGCCGAGGCCAAGTGGTGGAGCGCCCAGGTGCAGAACGACGTGCTCGACGAGTGCGTGCAGCTCTACGGCGGCTACGGCTACATGAACGAGTACCGCGTGGCACGCGCCTGGCGGGACGCCCGGGTCACCAAGATCTGGGCCGGCTCGAACGAGATCATGAAGGAGCTCATCGGCCGGGACCTGGGCCTGTGA
- a CDS encoding SDR family oxidoreductase, whose translation MTGPVTGPVRRFEGKTAIVTGASRGIGLGIAERLVAEGATVVITARNPDALDEAVAALGGPAVALAVAGRSDDADHRAETVERAVATFGGLDFLVNNTGINPVAGPLLDLDLDAGRKIAETNIVSTLAWTQLAVKAGIGERRGAVVNISSIAGVQPAPGIAFYGASKAAVISLTESLSIELAPNVRVNAVAPAIVKTKFAEMLYAHDEERVARHYPLKRLGLPADIAGPVAFLLSDDAGWVTGQTIVVDGGISKSGGLG comes from the coding sequence GTGACCGGGCCTGTGACCGGGCCGGTGCGCCGCTTCGAGGGCAAGACCGCGATCGTCACCGGAGCCTCCCGCGGCATCGGCCTCGGCATCGCCGAGCGCCTGGTGGCCGAGGGTGCCACGGTGGTGATCACCGCTCGCAACCCCGACGCGCTGGACGAGGCGGTGGCGGCGCTCGGTGGCCCGGCCGTCGCGCTGGCCGTGGCCGGCCGCTCGGACGACGCCGACCACCGGGCCGAGACGGTCGAGCGGGCGGTCGCCACCTTCGGCGGTCTGGACTTCCTGGTGAACAACACCGGCATCAACCCGGTCGCCGGCCCGTTGCTGGACCTCGACCTCGACGCCGGCCGCAAGATCGCCGAGACCAACATCGTCTCGACCCTGGCCTGGACCCAGCTCGCCGTAAAGGCGGGCATCGGCGAGCGGCGCGGGGCCGTGGTCAACATCTCGTCGATCGCCGGCGTGCAGCCCGCCCCCGGGATCGCGTTCTACGGCGCCAGCAAGGCCGCCGTCATCTCGCTGACCGAGTCGCTGTCGATCGAGCTCGCGCCGAACGTGCGGGTGAACGCGGTCGCGCCGGCCATCGTCAAGACCAAGTTCGCCGAGATGCTCTACGCGCACGACGAGGAGCGTGTGGCCCGGCACTACCCGCTGAAGCGGCTGGGACTGCCCGCCGACATTGCCGGGCCCGTCGCGTTCCTGCTCTCGGACGACGCGGGCTGGGTCACCGGCCAGACCATCGTGGTCGACGGCGGCATCAGCAAGTCGGGTGGCCTCGGATGA
- a CDS encoding NADPH:quinone oxidoreductase family protein, whose product MQAWQVVQHGAPADALERREVPVPAIGPGEVLVEVAACALNYPDTMLAAGTYQLRPELPFTPGIELCGTVAAVGEGVETLAVGDRVLGTPNLPHGALADYAVMSAVTAFPAPEALDDAQAAALYVGYQTGWFGLHRRAGLLAGETLLVHAAAGGVGSAAVQLGKAAGARVVAVVGGAEKAEVAWELGADEVVDRHAAGDLAGLVGALKAACGPGGADVVYDPVGGDAFAASTKVVAFEGRIVVVGFTSGTVPQAALNHALVKNYGVLGLHWGLYVQHDPGAVRHAQQQVNDLVAAGLVQPLVSERIAAAAVPDALARLAAGRTTGRVVVVRD is encoded by the coding sequence ATGCAGGCCTGGCAGGTCGTCCAGCACGGTGCCCCCGCGGACGCCCTGGAGCGGCGCGAGGTACCGGTGCCGGCGATCGGACCGGGGGAGGTGCTCGTCGAGGTCGCGGCCTGCGCGCTGAACTACCCCGACACCATGCTGGCCGCGGGGACGTACCAGCTGCGGCCGGAGCTGCCGTTCACCCCCGGCATCGAGCTCTGCGGAACCGTTGCGGCCGTGGGCGAGGGCGTCGAGACGCTCGCCGTGGGCGACCGCGTGCTCGGCACGCCGAACCTGCCGCACGGCGCGCTCGCGGACTACGCGGTGATGTCGGCCGTGACCGCCTTCCCGGCGCCGGAGGCGCTCGACGACGCCCAGGCCGCCGCCCTGTACGTCGGCTACCAGACGGGCTGGTTCGGGCTGCACCGGCGAGCCGGTCTGCTGGCCGGTGAGACGCTGCTCGTGCACGCCGCGGCCGGGGGGGTCGGCAGCGCCGCCGTCCAGCTCGGCAAGGCCGCCGGCGCCCGCGTGGTCGCGGTCGTCGGGGGAGCGGAGAAGGCCGAGGTCGCCTGGGAGCTGGGCGCCGACGAGGTCGTGGACCGGCACGCCGCAGGCGATCTCGCGGGGCTGGTCGGCGCCCTCAAGGCGGCCTGCGGCCCGGGCGGCGCGGACGTCGTCTACGACCCCGTCGGCGGGGACGCGTTCGCCGCCTCCACCAAGGTGGTTGCGTTCGAGGGGCGGATCGTCGTCGTCGGCTTCACCAGCGGCACGGTGCCGCAGGCCGCCCTGAACCACGCCCTGGTGAAGAACTACGGCGTCCTGGGCCTGCACTGGGGCCTGTACGTGCAGCACGACCCGGGTGCCGTGCGGCACGCCCAGCAACAGGTCAACGACCTCGTGGCCGCCGGGCTCGTCCAGCCTCTCGTGTCCGAGCGGATCGCTGCGGCGGCCGTGCCCGACGCGTTGGCCCGGCTCGCGGCCGGCCGCACGACCGGCCGGGTGGTGGTCGTCCGTGACTGA
- a CDS encoding SDR family oxidoreductase, with amino-acid sequence MTEPVFDLQDAGVVVTGGGSGIGAELCRRFATRGARVVVNDLNPDAAQAVASEIGALAAPGDAATAEGVAALVALAREHLGEVDLFCANAGVAPRGGPVGPGATTPQAWSQALEVNVLAHVRAAEELLPAWLERGRGHLLVTASAAGLLTMLGSAPYAVTKHAAVAFAEWMRLTYSHRGIVVQALCPQGVRTPMLEGSGRLGRALLEPDAVDVSVVGDAVLAALRTGEFLVLPHPEVAGYLAAKAADPDGWVDSMNRLQQRLESGR; translated from the coding sequence GTGACTGAGCCCGTCTTCGACCTGCAGGACGCGGGGGTCGTCGTCACCGGGGGCGGGTCGGGCATCGGCGCCGAGCTGTGCCGCCGCTTTGCCACGCGCGGCGCGCGGGTGGTCGTCAACGACCTGAATCCTGATGCGGCGCAGGCCGTGGCGAGCGAGATCGGTGCGCTGGCCGCGCCGGGGGATGCAGCCACCGCCGAAGGGGTGGCCGCACTCGTCGCGCTGGCCCGCGAGCACCTCGGCGAGGTGGACCTGTTCTGCGCCAACGCCGGCGTCGCCCCGCGGGGTGGTCCGGTCGGCCCGGGCGCCACCACCCCGCAGGCCTGGTCCCAGGCCCTCGAGGTCAACGTGCTCGCCCACGTGCGGGCCGCCGAGGAGCTCCTGCCGGCCTGGCTCGAGCGGGGCCGCGGGCACCTGCTCGTCACCGCCTCCGCCGCCGGGCTGCTCACGATGCTCGGCAGTGCGCCGTACGCGGTGACCAAGCACGCCGCGGTCGCGTTCGCCGAGTGGATGCGACTCACCTACTCCCACCGCGGGATCGTCGTCCAGGCGCTGTGTCCGCAGGGCGTCCGGACGCCGATGCTCGAGGGGTCTGGTCGACTCGGCCGCGCACTCCTGGAGCCCGATGCGGTGGACGTCTCCGTCGTCGGCGACGCCGTGCTGGCCGCGTTGCGGACCGGCGAGTTCCTCGTCCTGCCGCACCCCGAGGTGGCCGGCTACCTCGCCGCCAAGGCGGCCGACCCCGACGGCTGGGTGGACTCGATGAACCGGCTCCAGCAGCGGCTGGAGTCCGGTCGCTGA
- a CDS encoding glucoamylase family protein, producing the protein MHRRTVLLTVASLIPLTLAAGVSTASATSTASATSTASATSGARPTSDRLTRADQATLRRYAADTWRSFVAMTDDATGLPADNMTGPVTAPVRSGYTSPTNIGGYLWSTVVARDTGVISHREALRRLSTTLRTLQHMDRHPASGMFYNWYDEHTAAKLTVWPTSGDPITPFLSSVDNGWLAAALMVVSGAEPQLRRQAQDLLRPMDFGFFYNPAPARDGVSAGFIRGGFWDTAPTGCAVVDNYRDRGPDVWYTCNSYDTTVTEARIALYLGIARGEIPPQAYYATWRTFPSTCDWSWQEQQPVGTTRTYLGVPVYEGAYRYRGMRLVPSWGGDMFESLMPDLFVPESAWGKRSWAVNHPLTVRAQIEHGLDDAKYGYWGFSPSSTPGGGYREYGVDAIGMNSDGYYSDAEKTAVDGGFGDCRPATAPAPTFGDGVVTPHASFLALPYAPRAAMDNLARLKQNLGAYGDGGFYDAVAVRSGTVARTYLSLDQAMVMGAIGNVLEGSLHQAFVTPDVERRLRPLLAREVFSAGVDR; encoded by the coding sequence GTGCACCGTCGCACCGTTCTGCTGACCGTCGCGAGCCTGATCCCGCTCACCCTGGCCGCGGGGGTGAGCACCGCCAGCGCGACGTCCACCGCTAGCGCGACGTCCACCGCCAGCGCGACGTCCGGCGCGAGGCCGACGTCGGACCGGCTCACCCGGGCTGACCAGGCCACGCTGCGCCGCTACGCCGCCGACACCTGGCGCTCGTTCGTCGCCATGACGGACGACGCCACCGGGCTGCCGGCGGACAACATGACCGGCCCGGTCACAGCGCCGGTCCGGTCCGGCTACACCTCGCCGACCAACATCGGCGGCTACCTGTGGAGCACCGTGGTGGCGCGGGACACCGGGGTGATCTCCCACCGCGAGGCCTTGCGGCGGCTGTCCACGACGCTGCGGACGTTGCAGCACATGGACCGTCACCCGGCCAGCGGCATGTTCTACAACTGGTACGACGAGCACACCGCGGCCAAGCTCACGGTGTGGCCGACGTCCGGGGACCCGATCACCCCGTTCCTGTCCAGCGTCGACAACGGCTGGCTGGCGGCGGCGCTCATGGTGGTCTCCGGCGCCGAGCCGCAGCTGCGCCGGCAGGCCCAGGACCTGTTGCGCCCCATGGACTTCGGCTTCTTCTACAACCCCGCGCCGGCGCGCGACGGGGTGAGCGCCGGCTTCATCCGCGGCGGCTTCTGGGACACCGCCCCCACCGGCTGCGCGGTCGTGGACAACTACCGCGACCGCGGCCCGGACGTCTGGTACACCTGCAACAGCTACGACACGACGGTGACGGAAGCACGCATCGCGCTCTACCTGGGCATCGCGCGGGGCGAGATCCCGCCGCAGGCCTACTACGCGACGTGGCGCACCTTCCCGAGCACCTGCGACTGGTCCTGGCAGGAGCAGCAGCCGGTCGGCACCACCAGGACCTACCTCGGCGTCCCGGTCTACGAGGGCGCCTACCGGTACCGCGGTATGCGGCTGGTGCCGAGCTGGGGCGGCGACATGTTCGAGTCCCTGATGCCGGACCTCTTCGTGCCGGAGTCGGCCTGGGGCAAGCGCAGCTGGGCGGTCAACCACCCGCTGACCGTGCGCGCCCAGATCGAGCACGGTCTGGACGACGCGAAGTACGGCTACTGGGGCTTCTCGCCGTCCAGCACGCCCGGTGGCGGGTACCGCGAGTACGGCGTCGACGCGATCGGAATGAACTCGGACGGCTACTACTCGGACGCCGAGAAGACGGCCGTGGACGGCGGGTTCGGCGACTGCCGCCCTGCGACGGCGCCCGCACCGACGTTCGGCGACGGGGTCGTCACCCCGCACGCGTCGTTCCTGGCGCTGCCCTACGCCCCGCGGGCCGCGATGGACAACCTGGCCAGGCTCAAGCAGAACCTCGGCGCCTACGGCGACGGCGGCTTCTACGACGCCGTCGCGGTGCGGTCGGGCACGGTGGCCAGGACGTACCTGTCGCTGGACCAGGCGATGGTGATGGGCGCGATCGGCAACGTGCTCGAGGGCAGCCTGCACCAGGCGTTCGTCACCCCGGACGTCGAGCGACGGCTGCGCCCGCTGCTGGCCCGCGAGGTCTTCTCAGCCGGCGTGGACCGCTAG
- a CDS encoding acyl-CoA dehydrogenase family protein, translating to MDFAYDDRTRALAERLQTFLVEHVYPAEAVLHEQVQRARGTDREWSRPAVVTELKAAARAQGLWNLFIPGEHGAGLTNAQYAPLAELTGRSPWLAPEALNCAAPDTGNMEVLAEFGTPEQQSQWLEPLLDGRIRSAFCMTEPDVASSDATNIETRIRRDGDEYVVSGRKWWSTGAMDPAAEIFVVMGQSADPADDSVHRHRRQSMILVPRDAEGVRVVRALHTFGYDDAPHGGHAEVAFDDVRVPAANILKGEGEGFAIAQARLGPGRIHHCMRLIGMAERALELMCRRANEREAFGRPLAQQGVVREQVANARVAIEQARLLVLKTAWLMDTVGNKGAHAEIQAIKIAVPLMAQRVIDDAIQVHGGAGVSQDTPLAELWVAARTLRLADGPDEVHRMSLARRELARYS from the coding sequence GTGGACTTCGCCTACGACGACCGCACCCGCGCGCTCGCGGAGCGGCTGCAGACCTTCCTGGTTGAGCACGTGTACCCCGCGGAGGCGGTGCTGCACGAGCAGGTCCAGCGGGCCCGCGGCACCGACCGCGAGTGGTCGCGACCGGCCGTCGTCACCGAGCTCAAGGCTGCGGCCAGGGCGCAGGGCCTGTGGAACCTGTTCATCCCGGGCGAGCACGGCGCGGGCCTGACGAACGCCCAGTACGCGCCGCTGGCGGAGCTGACCGGGCGCTCCCCGTGGCTCGCGCCGGAGGCGCTGAACTGCGCGGCACCGGACACCGGGAACATGGAGGTGCTGGCGGAGTTCGGCACTCCCGAGCAGCAGTCGCAGTGGCTGGAACCGTTGCTGGACGGGCGGATCCGTTCGGCCTTCTGCATGACGGAGCCCGACGTCGCCTCGTCCGATGCGACGAACATCGAGACCAGGATCCGGCGCGACGGTGACGAGTACGTCGTCAGCGGGCGCAAGTGGTGGTCGACCGGTGCGATGGACCCGGCGGCGGAGATCTTCGTCGTCATGGGCCAGTCGGCGGACCCGGCCGACGACAGCGTGCACCGGCACCGCCGGCAGTCCATGATCCTGGTCCCGCGGGACGCCGAGGGGGTGCGCGTCGTCCGTGCCCTGCACACGTTCGGGTACGACGACGCCCCGCACGGCGGGCACGCCGAGGTCGCGTTCGACGACGTGCGGGTCCCGGCGGCCAACATCCTCAAGGGCGAGGGCGAGGGGTTCGCGATCGCCCAGGCCCGGTTGGGGCCAGGCCGGATCCACCACTGCATGCGGCTGATCGGCATGGCGGAGCGAGCGCTCGAGCTCATGTGCCGGCGGGCCAACGAGCGGGAGGCGTTCGGCCGGCCGCTGGCCCAGCAGGGTGTGGTGCGCGAGCAGGTCGCGAACGCGCGGGTCGCCATCGAGCAGGCCCGGCTGCTGGTGCTCAAGACCGCCTGGCTGATGGACACGGTCGGCAACAAGGGGGCGCACGCCGAGATCCAGGCCATCAAGATCGCGGTGCCGCTGATGGCCCAGCGGGTCATCGACGACGCGATCCAGGTGCACGGCGGAGCCGGCGTCTCGCAGGACACCCCGCTCGCCGAGCTGTGGGTCGCGGCGCGCACCCTGCGGCTCGCCGACGGTCCGGACGAGGTGCACCGCATGTCGCTGGCGCGCCGCGAGCTGGCCCGCTACTCCTGA
- a CDS encoding alpha/beta hydrolase gives MSDLLAHDVAGDGEAVLLLHSGAADRRQWDGQWAALTARHRVVRPDLRGFGETPPPPEPGWSDSADLLALLDALGIERVAVVGSSYGGRIALELATVAPQRVSQLLLLCAAYPGVQRTPAVEAFGEAEDALLEAGDVEAAVALNVQTWLGPDATPAARDALGEMQRRTFEIQLVADDDLDPVRPDVDAATIEVPTVAFSGGQDLDLFQDVARHLADVMPHARLVELAWAGHLPGLERPEQTGYLLLAELAAPAEPADGKA, from the coding sequence ATGAGTGACCTGCTCGCGCACGACGTGGCCGGCGACGGCGAGGCGGTGCTGCTGCTGCACTCCGGCGCGGCGGACCGCCGGCAGTGGGACGGCCAGTGGGCCGCGCTGACGGCCAGGCACCGGGTCGTGCGGCCGGACCTGCGCGGCTTCGGTGAAACCCCACCACCTCCCGAGCCGGGCTGGAGCGACAGTGCCGACCTGCTGGCCCTGTTGGACGCGCTCGGGATCGAGCGGGTCGCCGTGGTCGGCTCCTCGTACGGCGGCCGGATCGCGCTGGAGCTGGCCACCGTTGCGCCGCAACGGGTCTCGCAGCTGCTGCTGCTCTGTGCGGCCTACCCGGGGGTTCAGCGCACCCCGGCCGTCGAGGCGTTCGGCGAGGCCGAGGACGCCCTCCTCGAGGCCGGGGACGTCGAGGCCGCGGTCGCGCTGAACGTGCAGACCTGGCTGGGCCCGGACGCGACTCCGGCTGCTCGGGATGCCCTGGGCGAGATGCAGCGCCGTACCTTCGAGATCCAGCTGGTTGCCGACGACGACCTCGACCCGGTCCGGCCGGACGTGGACGCCGCGACGATCGAGGTCCCCACGGTGGCCTTCAGCGGCGGCCAGGACCTCGACCTCTTCCAAGACGTCGCCCGGCACCTGGCCGACGTGATGCCGCACGCTCGGCTGGTGGAGCTGGCGTGGGCCGGGCACCTGCCCGGGCTGGAGCGGCCCGAGCAGACCGGCTACCTGTTGCTCGCCGAGCTCGCCGCACCCGCCGAGCCCGCCGACGGAAAGGCCTGA
- a CDS encoding phosphotransferase family protein, producing MPGVPRGLDLAALTRWLDVHHPRLRDGDLRAELIAGGRSNLTYRLDDDTHRWVLRRPPLGHVLATAHDMSREFRVIGALHGGAVPVPEPLLLCADDSPLDAPFYVMERVDGLVLRTSEQLMSVPETARGPLAERLVDTLAALHSVDPGAVGLGDFGRPDGFLTRQVSRWGKQLAASRSREVAGIDELHAALAAAVPAAQRATVVHGDFRLDNLLVRPERWDVAAVLDWEMATLGDPLTDLGLLLVYWGDESTPALGSITDMPAAVRGFPSGGELAQRYAASAGLDLTALPWYVAFGCFKLAVILEGIHYRYTQGQTVGAGFDQIGAVVPGLVSTGRLALEETP from the coding sequence GTGCCTGGCGTGCCCCGTGGACTCGACCTCGCCGCGCTGACCCGGTGGCTCGACGTCCACCACCCGCGACTGCGGGACGGCGACCTGCGGGCCGAGCTGATCGCCGGTGGGCGGTCCAACCTCACCTACCGGCTGGACGACGACACGCACCGCTGGGTGCTGCGCCGGCCGCCGCTCGGGCACGTGCTGGCTACCGCGCACGACATGAGCCGCGAGTTCCGGGTGATCGGCGCCCTGCACGGTGGCGCGGTGCCCGTCCCGGAACCGCTGCTGCTGTGCGCGGACGACTCGCCGCTGGACGCGCCGTTCTACGTGATGGAGCGGGTGGACGGCCTGGTGCTGCGCACGAGCGAGCAGCTGATGAGCGTCCCCGAGACGGCCCGGGGGCCGCTGGCGGAGCGCCTGGTGGACACGCTGGCGGCCCTGCACTCGGTCGATCCCGGCGCGGTGGGGCTCGGTGACTTCGGCCGCCCGGACGGCTTCCTGACCCGGCAGGTGTCGCGGTGGGGCAAGCAGCTGGCGGCGAGCCGCAGCCGGGAGGTGGCCGGGATCGACGAGCTGCACGCCGCCCTGGCAGCAGCCGTGCCGGCCGCTCAGCGAGCCACCGTGGTGCACGGCGACTTCCGGCTGGACAACCTGCTGGTGCGCCCCGAGCGCTGGGACGTCGCCGCGGTGCTGGACTGGGAGATGGCCACTCTCGGCGACCCCCTGACCGACCTCGGGCTGCTCCTCGTCTACTGGGGCGACGAGTCGACCCCCGCGTTGGGTTCGATCACGGACATGCCCGCCGCGGTGCGCGGTTTCCCGAGCGGCGGCGAGCTGGCGCAGCGCTACGCGGCCAGCGCGGGTCTCGACCTGACCGCGCTGCCCTGGTACGTGGCGTTCGGCTGCTTCAAGCTGGCGGTGATCCTCGAGGGCATCCACTACCGGTACACCCAGGGCCAGACCGTCGGGGCAGGGTTCGACCAGATCGGCGCCGTGGTGCCCGGACTGGTCTCGACGGGACGGCTCGCACTGGAGGAGACGCCATGA
- a CDS encoding acyl-CoA thioesterase has translation MARYRCDYPMRWSDMDAYGHVNNVQYLRFFEDARIEAFAAHQAGEGDKSLLDAGILVVRHEIEYLKPLKWRPEPVHIDLWITELKGARIDVGYEVYDAHEGAERVRYAVAESTLVIFDLVSERPKRIGQADLERLDALRGEPVPFRVRRSRSE, from the coding sequence ATGGCCCGCTACCGCTGCGACTACCCGATGCGCTGGTCCGACATGGACGCCTACGGCCACGTGAACAACGTGCAGTACCTGCGGTTCTTCGAGGACGCCCGGATCGAGGCGTTCGCCGCGCACCAGGCGGGCGAGGGGGACAAGAGCCTGCTCGACGCCGGGATCCTGGTCGTGCGGCACGAGATCGAGTACCTCAAGCCGCTGAAGTGGCGTCCTGAGCCGGTGCACATCGACCTCTGGATCACCGAGCTAAAGGGCGCCCGCATCGACGTCGGGTACGAGGTGTACGACGCGCACGAGGGTGCCGAGCGGGTTCGGTACGCCGTGGCGGAATCCACCCTGGTGATCTTCGACCTGGTCAGCGAGCGGCCGAAGCGCATCGGCCAGGCCGACCTGGAGCGCCTGGACGCGCTGCGCGGCGAGCCCGTGCCGTTCCGGGTGCGACGGTCCCGCAGTGAGTGA